The DNA region ctaTAGAATCTGCaatacaaagagtgaaccctaatgtaagctatggactttagttaataataatgtgtccATGTTGGCTCATCATTTTACCCTATGTACCTCACCAAAGCCAAATCGTAATAACGGGAAACTGTAAAGTGTTGAGAGGTTATATGGGAGCTCTCTGTACTTTCAACTCAATTCttttgtaaacctgaaactactCAAAAAAATGAAGTCTAGTAGTGAAAAAAAGAATACTTGGTGAAcccaaaataaaagaagaaaaaagaatcagaagaaaaacaaaaaagtagaaaaggcagaaaagaagtAACAGACCAACCGGCTTGAACCCGATGAACTCTGATTCCATCAGCTCGGATGCCTAGAACAGGCAAATCGAAGGATAGTGATGGGAAGCCGAGTGGTGTTGGTCTACGCAGTGGGGGTGGGAACGAACTGGGAGGAGCATGGGGGACCCGCTGGGTGGTGGGAGGTCCTCTTTATTGGAGCAATGGTTATGGGGTGGTGTGTACACTTACCACAACTCAGCAAATTGTAGAGTTGGAATTGGTAcattttctctgcccctttgcaGGGGCATGTGGTAAACATGAGGATGAAAGCCACAGGCTGGTGATGAAGGACCAAAAAGATGGAAGGCAGTTGACAGCAGCTGTGGCAGCCTGAGACTTCCCAACTCTGGACCCTTTGTCATGTGAGAAAATAAGCCTTATGCTAATCGGGCTTTATTATGGGCAGGCGAATTCACCACTAAATACTACAGGTTCACgtaacataaaaatagaaacagaataaaatacccagaacAGATAttgattcattttcattcatgtgAGAATATTTGTAATTCCTATCTATTCTACACAAATGGATGTAAACATTGGGAGAAGTGCACCAGAAGATGAATTTTGTAGGCTAAACAGCTCAGCTAAAAATCTCTTATGAACCTCATTTCCCCcagcaaaactttatttatttattcattcattcattcaggtttgttttctttctttttttttttttttgcggtacgcgggcctctcactgttgcggcctctcccgttgcggagcacaggctccagacgggcaggttcagcggccacggctcacgggcctagccgctccacggcatatgggatcttcccagaccggggcacgaacccatgtcccctgcatcagcaggcggactctcaaccactgcgccaccagggaagccctggtgtgttttcttgtttgttaagCTAATGCATGAGTTGATTCCAGACCACGTGACTCCAAATTTTGAAATAACAAGGTCCAAATGAATCATCTTTTCCTATGCTCAAAAAAGGATAAGTGCCTCATGTTGAAGAACGTTCAGCATGTAACTAAAGTTAACAAACAGCATTTCATTTCAGCCTCAAACCATTAAACACCAAATCCAGTCTCTGAACATCAAAGCCATTCTGGGCATCTGGTCCCCTCTGAAAAAGCCTCTTAAAGAAGGGCCATGACATTACTGCAGACACTGGTCTCACTTCAAACCTGGCATCTGCAGCGCCCAGGAGCTTTTCCAAAGTTGTTCTTACCTATGAATTTTAATAACATGAACGGTTGTTCCCATAGTAAAAGATGCTTCCCTGGAAGTGCAGGGCCTGAAGACCAAGGGTAGGGTTTGGCCATTGCTCAGAGGGAAATGCAGTTAGATGCCTTGAAGGAGGGAGATAAGAGAAGGAACAGGACACTGTGAATCTGAAAAGATAATACTCAGCATGGTGTTGTGGGGGGGAGTGGGCGTGGAGAGATGAGGGGGTGGCGGGGAGACCTCTTCTTCATGAGGTATGTGCATCTTTGGATGGAGGCCAGGAAAATGAAGGGGATTCATGATTCCCAAGCTGCCCTGGAGGGAGGTAGAGAGAAGACTGGGCACAGAAGGTGTGTCCAGGTCCGTGCTCTGTAAATAAACCTCCTGTGAATACCTGTGGCCAAGAATGTGAGGATCCTGGTTGCATTGCCCTCGAGTAAATGTCTAAGAGCAGAACTGGTAGGTCCTATGTGTACGCttgactttttaagaaactagCCAGCTGTTTCTGATGAAGGTGCACCTCTGACATTCCCATCACTGTGCACAAGAGGTCCAGTGGAGAAGTCACCTCTGACGGCAGGATACAGCCACGCCTCCTCCTCCGCGACACACGAACGTACCATTGTGACCAAGACAGAACCGGGAAGGCCCCTGCGGGGTCAATGAGGGCACAGACACAAGATGCGCCCTCAGATCATGGCGGGTCTCAGGTGCACAAACTCTCTGGGGATGGCAGAGAGCTTTTGAGCAgtactagtgtgtgtgtgtgtgtgtgtgtgtgtgtgtgtgtgtgtgtgtgtctgtgtgtctgtgtgtctgtgtgtgcacatgcgtgtgtgGTTGGGGGAATACACAAGCGCAGTGTTACAGGGATGCTCATTTGGACATACGCTATTATTAGAAATACCCATCATTGCTCAGTGTTCCACCTTCCTGTCTCAAATAGGTTGAGAGCCAGCCTGTCTCCTCACTGGCTGCTGGTTGACACTTTTGCGTTTAGTCAGAGGCAGTGAGACCTAGTGATGCGGTGAGGATGCAGGATTTCACAGCCCTACTTCACCACTTGTCAGCTGTGACCATGGACAAGTTTAGCAACTAGTCTGTGCCTCCGGTTCCTTACCTATAAAGTGGGGAGAGTGAAACTGGCTGTTTCCCAATAAATAGATACCACTTTCTATCTTGTAGTAATAAAAGTTTGGTGAATTTTCCTGCCACATTGCTTTAATAACGTGTCCTGTGAACTCTCTATCCAGGTGGCCTTATGTTGACAACATTTGAAACCTGGTTGCGTGTAAAGCTCTGTGTGAGGCTCACCCTTCCCTCAGGTGCCTCCCAGCGTCGCAAGAAGACAGGCACGGGAACACTGAGCAGTCACGCCAAGAACAGAGGGACGGGGCCATCAGAGAAATCTGGAAAGAGAACTCTCTCTTCAGGGACTCAGCTGCCTCCTGAAGAAATCTGCTGTGActtgtggaggaaggaaggtcTGTCTCAGCCAGGTGTAGGGGACAGGTGAGGATGGGTGATGATGCGACTGGGGGCCCAGCCACAGCCCTGAGACTGTCACTGTGGTCAGGTCAAATTCCATCCTCCCATGTCTGTGTCTCTGTACCTGAAGTCTTCTCCCATCCCAAGAGTGGAGGCCGCTCTGGAAGCGCCGGGGATTACCCATCACCCTGCAGCAGCCCCATCCATTATTGGCGCAGTTGGTGTATCAATACCCCGGCTCCCTTGGCCCTCGGGTAGAATACATTCCCAGAGTTTCCACGGTTGTATCACCTCCCCCATGACTCTACCGCTAACGCTGTCCTCCCCAATAAACTACTTGCACTGGAATCCCTGTTTCTAGGTCTGCTTCTGGAACAAAGGGAGCCTGGAGACCAGATGGATATGAGAGCAACTGTCCAAGAGCAGTAGGGATGTCCTGAGTGTGCGCAGTGCCCTCTGCCGGAGACGGGGCGGGGTGAGCAGACAGCGGCGGGGCAGCTAGTGGGCTCTGGTCGGAGAGGAGGCCATGGACAACATCAGGGTTTAAAATAGGGCCCTCTGGGTGCGGCGTTGGCTCCCCCTGCCTGCTGTCCTGCTCCAGGGCCCCCAGGGCAGCCATGCATCCGACAAACAGTTATTGAGcaccactgtgtgccaggcctggggCGTATCAGGGAccaaacaacaacagaaatctGCCCTGGAggagtttacatatatataaatatagacaataaataataaatcataatcACTGGAGGAGATGATACACTGTGTCAGAAGGTGACCAGCGCTTTGGGAAGGGCAAGGGCCACTGGGAGGGCTGGAGAGAAGGTGCAATTTCACAGCCACCTCAAGATGGAAGAAAGACAAGGAGCGGAGGAAAGTCaagggacacagggaggaggaccATCCAAAACCACTTCAGAATAAGAGAGTCAAGAGGATGGTCAGGAGGGAATGCTCCCAACAATGAGAGACGAATACTGCCCCCAAATGGATAAAGGAGAGGCCCTCCTGGTGGACCCCCAGACCAGCAATAGCAGCTTCCCCAGGAAACctgctagaaatgcagattctcgggCTGCAGCCCAGACCTACTCACTCAGACCCTCTGGGCTGAGGCCCTGCAGGGGCTCCAGGCTCCTACGATGGAGAAAGAGGACCCAGGGCAGGCAGGATGGGAACACATAGAGACAAACATAAAGAAagtggaaaacaaagaaattttcactgaaaaatttGTATTCATAAAATGCCACAGATTAGGTTTATCAGACTCAAGCGTTAGACAAAATATAATTTGACCTGAAAATGTCCAAACACTTATATTTCATATGGGTAAAGAAAGCAATATGCCAAATGCACTTCAATCACCCAAAGGCTCAGCTTTAAGGAGAAgacaaagaagacagaaatacaagAAGTGACAAAGCTGACCCCCATGAGAGACGATGACTtgacctccctctccttcctttcttccctctctgtttaTCCCCcattcttcccctccttccctccatgcAGTTGAATTCTATGGACCAATTTCCACCACAAGGGAGGACTAACATCCAAGTCAATGGTGACAAAcctcaaataaaaaacccaacGAACAGAACCCGAGTGGCAGCACATGGGGAACTCTGGCTGTGGGCTCCTGGAGGCTTGGGAGGGTTTGCTCAGGCCTGCAAAGAGCGGCCCCTCGGGTCAAGTTCCCTGGAGTGGCGGCTGGCCTCGGGGCTTCTCCCCGATCTTTCACTCTGGGcctcttttttcacttttcaccGCTTACCTGGCCTTCATTTCCTCCGAAAAGGATGAGCCAGGGTGTAAAGGGGATGAGACATGGTTCTCTTGTCACAATATAATTCAAGGAGAGACTGAGCTGAGgctttttggtttggggtttatTGTCTCTATCTCCTCTTACTGAATGGACTTAGGAGTCAGCTGAAAACGGGGCATACTCATTCAGTCCACGTTAAAGCCGTGGAAGGTACGTGATGTGTATGTTGGTCTTTCATTTTAATCTACGTGTTGTCTGTCACAGATATACTTGCGTTGTGCAGTAGGTATAACTCTGTATAAATCGATTTTTTTGTGAATGAATCATATTTGAAAGATTTACTAGCATTTACGTCGTTTTAAGTCACTAAGAGGACCTGCCGCTAAAATGTGGCATTTTTGTTCATGGGCTTTTCCCATAAATCAGGAAACCCTGGCCTCAGGTATTTCAATATGAAACAGAGGATGTTAggattgtgtgtgtttgtgtgtctcttTGTGTCTGTGGGGGCCCTTGTGTTTCTGTGTTTGCGGTGCGTGtctctgtgtgagtgtgtacgtTGTGGTGGGGTCAGCCATGGTTCTTCATATTAAGATATAATTTCCAAATGGATTTTGTTAGTGGCTAGACAGCTCAAGGATCATCTTTATTGGACCCCAGTAATGACTGTTTATCACAAGTGTCCGAGCCATTAGCATCACTGGAGAGCCCTTGATCCTCCGTAAGCCCTGCTCTTACCAAGTACACAATCTGAAAAGCAGGTGGACTGGGAATCAACCACCATCTGCTGCCCCAGCCTCCGGTCATGGTGACGTTTATGCAGCCAAGCAATGAGCAAGCCAGTTGGTCTGTCCAATCAGTTAAATAAGctggaaaatgtttgctgaccaaGTGGTGATAAATGCTCCTATGATCATTACAGAACAGTGTTTGCACATCACACCAATTGGACACGTTTAATCCTGCACCAGGTGTCACCCATGCAACTAAAAAGAtgcagggaggggcttccctggtggtacagtggttgggaatctgcctgccaatgcaggggacacgggttcgagccctggtctgggaagatcccacatgccgtggagcaactaggcccgtgagccacaactactgagcctgcacgtctgaagcttgtcctccgcaacaagagaggccacgacagtgagagacccgcgcaccgcgatgaagagtggcccccgctcgccgcaactagagaaagccctcgcacagaaatgaagacccaacgcagccaaaaataaataaataattaaattaaaaaaaaaaaagatgcagggaATCGGACGGTGGAGGTGGCggcgcggagcacgggctcaggaTCAGAGGGCAGCATCTGGAAGCACAGACGGGGGCCTGGGTGCCCCCCGGGTCTCCCCCAACCTAGGTGCCCTGGGGCCAGTGTCACCTCCAGTGGGTAAGGAGGCAAGCCGTCAAGGTATCTCTGAAAAGGGACACAGATACATTTGAATGTAGTTTCTCTGTGTATTTTGAGCTGTTATGAAACATATTAAAACATGTTGACAGCAATGTATATCGGAGTTTATTAGGCCAGGTGCGTAACAAAGCACAAAGGAGGACAACCCACTTCTGAGGCTGACGGAGGTGCCACTCAGCTTCTCAGAGGCCTGAGGGCGGCGCAGCGTGCgaccccccctcccccggcctgggGTGAAATAACCCCACGTAGAAAGCCCATGATTCCAGCATCAGGGGAACGAACTTCAAATACACACATCCAAAAAGACTTACATTCCATTTAGCGCTCGTGGAGGGACTGCTGACATTTACATCTAATATCATTGCATCTAATATCACCGAGCCAGGCCTCGCCTATGATCTATTTCAAGCTTAAGCCAAATATGCAAAAAGAGCTTCAGGCCAGTGGGCGAAATCTGCTGAGAGGAAACACTTGCCCCCTTGCAGATAAGAGGAACAATGCGAGAAAGGAACTCCAAAATGTCTTCTTAAAACGGATGGGCATTATCTCCGTGAACAGACCGAAACACACtgcgtttttttaaaaaagcacttcgGTGAGTATTAGTCCCTGGAATCTGGAGTGGGGTAAGGTATTTGATTATCGAACACATGGAGAATTTTATCATCCTCTTTTTGTTGGTTGGCAAACGCCACAAACCACCCAGATTTAAGCAGTGGGTTTTGCGGCCAGAGAGGGACAGATGTTTTCGGGGATTTTATATCTCAGATTCCCATGCTAAACCTATTGTTTCAGGGATGGAAATATGTAGGGGACATTACACCATTTTGCAGCTGCTAGAAAGCAATGCTTTCCTGTTTTCCTGGTTTAGACAATGGAgaagctaagaagaaaaataataggaaaaggCTTTCctagatttgctttaaaaaaaatgctgtggggcttccctggtggcgcagtggttgagagtccgcctgccgatgcaggggacgcgggtttgtgccccgatccgggaagatcccacatgccgcggaacggctaggcccgtgagccatcgccgctgagcctgcgcgtccggagcctgtgctccgcaaccggagaggccacaacggtgagaggcccacgtaccgcaaaaaaataaaaaataaaaaataaaataaaataaaatttaaaaaactgtgtcattttgaatttagtgcttttttgGGGGGTCAAATCTCATCTCTGTTCTCTTAGTTTTCACAGAATTATATATGGGAAAGAGATTTGGAATAAAAGTAGCTAATGATCAAATCCACATCCTTCAGAGGTTGTTCAGGGGTGAAATCCAGGCCCCTCACAATGTGCTCAAATGAGGGCTCATGACCAGGACATAAAAGACGCAGCCACACATGTGTGTGCAAGAGAGAGACTCATTCCCAATTCAGCTCCTCCTGTACCACACatacatgtttaattttttattccacTTTCTTGCCTGATCATGGGGAAGATGTGAGGACGAGCCTTTAGGAGAGGTTGCTTGTCTCTCCTTGACAGGCACTTAGGCCTGAGATGGCCTTGCCAGGCCTGGTGGTGACCGCAGCCTGCATCCCTCCCGGCCTCAAGCCAGAACTGGCAAATGCACCCACTTAATGCCGCTGGGAACATGGCTCAGGCACCGAAAGGGACACCAGCACAGCTGCTTCTGCCTCAAGGCCACACTGCGGAGCAGCCGGGGCTCATCGCACAAAGGTCACTCACCAGGTCCTCCACGCCCAAGGTGATTTTGAAGAACCGCCCCCCCCTTGACTGTCTACACTCGGCTTCCCCAGGGGACTGTCCTCCGGCATCAGCCCCTCCCAATGGCCAACGAGAGCAAAGAGCAGTGATCTCAGGGATCATCCCTGAAATTCAGGAACGGGTGTGTTTAGGGAGACATCCTCCCTTTAATTTATCTCCTGAGGAGGTGGTGAGTTTGTCCCGAATATAAAATTAGTGAACCATGAGAAATTCTTTGGAGGAAAGTCCAAATTGTCTTTGAACCTATTGCCAAGGGGAGCCTCTCCTTGACCCCAACACTCAGCTTGCTCTGCCTCTCAGCAGGTCAGGGAATCAGGgacagaacagtgcctggtctGCCCCCGTCCAGCCCAGGGTCACGGCTGGAGGAATCTCTGTGTGGCAGAGCCCACCTCTCCCCACGTCCATCTGTCCGTTTCCCTGGATGTCATGGCCGAGCCACCTGGGCCTCTGGATAAATGGATACTTTGTCAATTGGCCCCGAGCTCCCAAAACAAGGATTCAAATACCCTGGCACAAAATGACAGCCGTGTTCAATGGGAGAAGAAACCCTCGGTTTGAGGCTTTTCATCAGTCACTGCCCGAGGTGGTCCAGTCCGGGGACTGCGGCCACTGCTGGGCTGTGGCTGTGAGGGCAGGTAGACCCCACTCGCCTGCAGAGGGGCTGACTCTGACGGAAGGGATTTGGAGAAATCCACCCATTTCTCCCCACCCGCCCCCGGGGGGGGATGTCGCAGTGGGTAGGAGGTGGGACAGGGCTGCATattcacctccccaccccaaccagAGAAGAATTCAAACACGGAGACCAAATGGGGCTGGACTGTAGAAGAAACCACATGAACGCTGAAACCAAGGGCACGTCGGTGACCTCAGCCAGTTCAAAGCCAGGGGACCACGGGGGTCGGGGCAGCCTGGACTAGCAATGTCCCCCTCGCCTCAGTGACAAGGGTGAGGGCCGTAAAGCCCTAGAGGAAAGCACCTCCTGTAAGTGCAGACGCCAGCCACGAAGTGCGCACACTGACGCGGGCAGCCCGATGGTCAGCGCCGCACGGCACACCACCCCGGGCCGAGGGACACAGCCTTCGCCCCCTGGAGTGCTAAACCCCAGTGTTCCGAGTGGGAACTGCAGAATATTAGGTGACTTTAGAAAGCAGACACTTCGAACCCCCTCCTGGGTCCTATcaggcctctctccttccttccttcccccaaccccctccagttttccattttcttttcttcaaaaatggagctatagggcttccctggtggcgcagtggttgagagtccgcctgccgatgcagaggacgcgggttcgtgccccagtccgggaggatcccacatgccgcggagcggctgggcccgtgagccatggccgctgagcctgcgcgtccggagcctgtgctccgcaacgggagaggccacaacagtgagaggcgtaccgcaaaaaaaaaaaaacccaaaaacggAGCTAAAGCACCTACATTTCAAAACTGGCAAAAGGGCACCTCCTTGACTCTGAAGGCCGTGCACGCAGAGTGCCGAGCTCTGGGGCGGAGTGTGGATCCTGGCAAGTTACCTCTCTCTGTCCTGCGCCAGAGAGGCCGAGTCCCCGTGCCCTCTGGGTGCCCAGGCCTCCCGTGCTGCTCAGGCAGCTTCTAAGGGCTCCGGCCTGCAGTGAACCCGGGCCGCTTTCCAGGCACCCAGGCAGAACTGGCAGGGACAGAGAGCCCCCGACAACAACAGTCTTAGTTGTGGGAAATCTTTGCAAGTGAGCACTTAAACGCGAGGCTATAAATTAAAACGGCTGTGAGCAGTGTCTGCGGTTGCACAAGGTCGTAGTTATTCTCTCgttcttgcttccttccctctcgcccccttttttaaggaaaagagccCGGGGATTCCTGTGCCGTAGGCAGCTCTGGGCCAGCACCCGCGGGACCAGTCCTGACTTGGTGGTGCTACGGTCGCAAGCCAGGATCAGCTCTCAGGAGGCATCAGCCACCGTGAACTGTACTAAAGGCTTATGACAACACGTTTAAACCTCAGCCCAGCAGCTCGCTCACATCCTCCAGAAACCAGCAGGGCATCGAAGCCCAGGCAGCTGCAGAGGGGGCAGGACAGCAGCGGGGACATGGGGCCGCCTGGCCCAGAGACCAGTGGTCCTCGACCTTTGTCCTCACGAGCGTCTGTCTCATCAATCAAGCCTGTGGTGACATCAGTACATTTATTTACACGAATTGATTCAAGTAGTTTTGAAACAAACTCTGCCCTCTCACTCTAGCTTTCAGAAGCACTTCTAACTCACTTCGTACAACTTTCCCCGCATTGTTCAgatttcatctgcaaataaacTGAAGACTTACTAGAACCTGAAGAACTAGAAGATGCGATTACTAAACGTTCTGTCTCCGTGCCACCGAAGCAGATGGAAACCCAGGAATGGAAAGGAATGTCTCCAGCCTCAACATGTTCCCTCGGACAGAAACAGCGCTTCTTGAATAATCAAACAGTTGATCGACTCAGCCTCTGTCACACCAGGAGGCACAAATCATTTCAGTCCTAATTTTCCCTGGTTCACAACTTCTTCTTCGATGCTTATGAGGGCAGAGAAGAGGGCAGAGAAGCAGTTCAAAGGGAGCCCGTTAGCACCGGACTTGTCACGCCCAATCCAGAATCAGGGTGAAATGAACTCAGTCACATTTGAATTTgaacagggagagggagggagaattgTTAACATGCATCAAGTTCCTGAAAGGACACCGGACCCACCACTTACACAGCACACGCGTGTGACACCTGCACAGTTCAAGTTGCCAGGCGCTTAAAGAGAAGATTGACAACTATTTGCTAAGATTCCAGTCCAGTCTTCCAGGAGGATGGGGGTCCTGCTTCCAACAGGCACCTGCCTCTGAGGACGGTGGTCACCGTCAGTGTCTTGGGGCCTTCTCAGTTTCAACAGTCTGTCCCCGGCGTCGGACTGTGGGGAACAAATGGGGACACATTGGAGGCTGCTGCCCCAGCTGTGCCGTCTGGACCCCGGGCGTGGGGACAGACCCACGGGCACCGAGCCACGGGCAGGGCGGCACCGCCCGTGAGCACACGCAGTTCTCGGGTGACCCCAGCCTGGGCCATGCCTGCCCCTCACCCTCTGCCTGCTGCATGCCATGGCCGCTGCCTCCACCCCAGCCGGTGCCTGCCGCatcccccctcccgcccccttgGCAACCCAGCCTCCTTCACCTGTAGGGGTTCTCCGTTGCCCTGCTCTCGGCTCGCTCAGGGACCCAGGCGTAGCTGTCTGCTGCGCTCTGCggcttcttctccttctcctccctcttggctcTGCGCTTGCGATAGACCAGGAGCCCCAGAGCCAGAGCCAGCAGGAACAGGATGGCCACCACAGTGCCCAGGATGTAGAACAGGAGCAGCTTCTGCCCGTCCGTGCCATCGTCGCTTTGCTTGGCGGTGAAATCCTCACCTGCGGAAGCCTCACGGCCAGTGGTGGCCGTGGGGTGATGGGTGCTGGCCTCCATCCAGACACCAGGGGACCCACTGGGGGCCAGCATGTCAGGTGGGGCAAGGGAGATGGGGGCGCTGTCTGGGAGGGAGGGTCTCCTGGCGGTGGGCGCCACCGTGGAGGCGCCCTCGGGGCTGTCCCTGGTGGGACTGGACGTTGCAGCAAAAGACACTAGCCTCCCCTCTCCATCTCCTGTGTCCTCCCCTTGGGGAGGCCCAGCTGTTGGTCCTAGGGATGTGAGGCCCCCAGTGCAGGAGACCCCATCGGGGGACAGCTCCCAGCCTGGCAGGCAGCCACAGCGGAAGGACCCCTCCGTGTTGAAGCACAGGCTGTCACAGAGGCCGCCCTGTGGGCCCGCACACTCGTCCACGTCCACGCACCGGGTGCCGTCCTCCCCGGCCAGGACGTAGCCCTCCTCGCAGGAGCAGTAGAAAGACCCGTCTGTGTTGGTGCAGCCCTGGGCACAGGGCGAGTGGCTGGGGGCACACTCGTCCACATCCACACAGGCCCCCTCTCCGGGGCCACCAGGCTCGTAGCCCACCCAGCACTCGCAGCGGAAGCCCCCGAGAGTGTTGACACACTCCTGGGCGCAGGGAGCGTCCTGGCACTCGTCCATGTCCACGCAATCCTGCTGAGTCGAGTCTAGCCGGTAGCCTGGGGGGCAGTGGCACGTGAAGTCCTTCCCGAGGGGCCCAGGGACGCACGTGGACCCCCCTCCACATGGGCTGGAGCTGCAAGGGTTCCGAGAGGCGCAGGTGACCAGGTCGTCCAGCAGCCGGAACCCCGGCCGGCAGCCGCAGCGGAAGGAGCCTTCCCCACCCTCGAAGCAGTCCTGCTGGCAGCCTCCGTTGTTGAAGTCGCAGCTGAACTTGGGGCTGACACAGAGGGGCCCCGAGCTGTCCCAGTCAAACACACCGGGGGCCTTCTCCTTGCACAGGAAGTAATGCTGCCAGCTCTCGTCCCCGTCCCCACAGGCCACGTTGGCCATGGAAGCGAAGGGCACGGCCTGCAGGGAGGAGCTGGTGGCCTGGAAGGGGGTGGTGTAATTCACCTGGCCCGGGCCCCCCAGGGTCAGCGGCCAGCACATGCCTTTGAAGCTGAACTTGCACACAAAGCCCTCGATGCTGCTCCCAGAAAACTTGGAGCTCCCACACGGACCCTCGGTCCACTTGGAAAGGCGGCTAGCCAGGGCCGGTGCGGACAGGTCCAGCATCAGAGACACGCAGCGCTTGGAGGTGCAAGAGTTCTTTGCCTCCTTGTGCCAGTTGGTATACGACGTGTCCTCCCCGCCGCCCACCCAGCTGAAGCCCTTCAGGGGCAGGCTGCTGTCCAGGCACTTGCCCTTGTCTCGCTGGAGCCCAATCCAGAACCTGCCCATGCGCTCCGTCAGGGGCGCCCCCGGTGGCAGGAGCTGGGCCAGGGCGCCCTGGACGTGCAGGGCCTCCTCCTCGCTCTTCACCGTGGCCAGGTTGCCCCCTTTCTTGCTGCAGCGGAGCTGGGCGTCGTCCGCACTCAGCTTGACCCTGTGGGCTGTGTAGCAGG from Tursiops truncatus isolate mTurTru1 chromosome 15, mTurTru1.mat.Y, whole genome shotgun sequence includes:
- the CD93 gene encoding complement component C1q receptor translates to MMAGSTGLLLLLLVVQPWAGAAAAQEAVVCAGAACYTAHRVKLSADDAQLRCSKKGGNLATVKSEEEALHVQGALAQLLPPGAPLTERMGRFWIGLQRDKGKCLDSSLPLKGFSWVGGGEDTSYTNWHKEAKNSCTSKRCVSLMLDLSAPALASRLSKWTEGPCGSSKFSGSSIEGFVCKFSFKGMCWPLTLGGPGQVNYTTPFQATSSSLQAVPFASMANVACGDGDESWQHYFLCKEKAPGVFDWDSSGPLCVSPKFSCDFNNGGCQQDCFEGGEGSFRCGCRPGFRLLDDLVTCASRNPCSSSPCGGGSTCVPGPLGKDFTCHCPPGYRLDSTQQDCVDMDECQDAPCAQECVNTLGGFRCECWVGYEPGGPGEGACVDVDECAPSHSPCAQGCTNTDGSFYCSCEEGYVLAGEDGTRCVDVDECAGPQGGLCDSLCFNTEGSFRCGCLPGWELSPDGVSCTGGLTSLGPTAGPPQGEDTGDGEGRLVSFAATSSPTRDSPEGASTVAPTARRPSLPDSAPISLAPPDMLAPSGSPGVWMEASTHHPTATTGREASAGEDFTAKQSDDGTDGQKLLLFYILGTVVAILFLLALALGLLVYRKRRAKREEKEKKPQSAADSYAWVPERAESRATENPYSPTPGTDC